A section of the Acanthochromis polyacanthus isolate Apoly-LR-REF ecotype Palm Island chromosome 1, KAUST_Apoly_ChrSc, whole genome shotgun sequence genome encodes:
- the LOC110968119 gene encoding kelch repeat and BTB domain-containing protein 11 produces MNEGHLQGGGAVTVEADSILHTVNSDLVTLADKNRNICPGFVQGFLQDDPDFSPPSVFEKEYLLDGRIMENNHMDHQKNNSSYISRDDHLCRDQGSPGDPPHAAVSNHMQQNCASGEIHNGARAKVSYSADSSICLPSQAKQDTDRSVLKSNLERRDSSQEAENTQSKKEPDLVIEVGGQTINAHKSVLAEKSDYFKARLSRNILKVKGMSYKTLSTLIDYVYTSQIKVSKDNVVDVITGAKILQIPCAVQAAMDSMSEQVTAENCYEILTIAKKQRLSELKETAYGFMSDNFLQILKDPAVYGRLTGSERDLILKKRLEGRKMLMVAEINDVFDRVGSRPPSRCGSRPQSPLSVGSLEENHMIYSFSETANDWRPLTAMPEDINTKGCGICTMYNYLFVAGGIKGYGDKGKVSDKVFCYNPITNRWAEVRPLNQARAQLKLVSMDGYLYAIGGECLFTVEKYDPRMDRWTTVAPLPKGAFAVAHEATTCSGELYVSGGSLFYRLLKYDPKRDEWQECPYNNSRKKSTDMVALKSFIYRFDVNREQGINVFKYNTIVKMWHDCASQRLGSHLPFRCAVIGNCIYCVNKSQTLQFVVEEENAYFVEETLRAPLEAKGVLFPFVLTFPEKPEKLT; encoded by the coding sequence ATGAACGAGGGCCACCTACAGGGAGGAGGGGCTGTCACCGTGGAGGCCGATTCCATCCTCCACACAGTGAACTCTGACCTGGTCACGCTAGCTGACAAAAACAGGAATATATGTCCAGGTTTTGTGCAGGGATTCCTGCAGGATGACCCGGATTTCAGCCCTCCTTCAGTGTTCGAGAAGGAATACCTGCTGGACGGAAGAATAATGGAGAATAACCACATGGAtcatcagaaaaacaacagctcGTATATCTCAAGAGATGACCACCTCTGTAGGGACCAAGGAAGCCCGGGTGACCCTCCTCATGCTGCTGTGTCCAATCACATGCAGCAAAATTGTGCAAGCGGCGAAATCCACAATGGCGCCAGAGCTAAAGTGTCTTACAGTGCAGATTCCTCCATATGCTTGCCCAGCCAAGCCAAACAGGATACTGATCGGTCAGTTCTAAAATCAAACCTCGAGCGCAGGGACAGCAGCCaggaagcagaaaacacacagtccAAAAAAGAGCCGGATTTAGTCATCGAGGTAGGAGGACAGACGATCAACGCTCACAAGTCTGTCCTGGCAGAGAAGAGCGACTACTTCAAGGCACGGCTGTCACGCAACATCCTCAAAGTGAAGGGCATGAGTTACAAGACTTTGTCCACACTGATAGACTATGTTTACACCTCTCAGATCAAAGTTAGCAAAGACAATGTTGTGGATGTCATCACGGGGGCTAAAATCCTACAGATACCGTGTGCCGTCCAGGCAGCCATGGACTCTATGTCTGAGCAGGTCACTGCAGAGAACTGCTATGAGATTCTGACCATCGCCAAAAAGCAGCGACTGAGCGAACTAAAGGAGACCGCCTATGGGTTCATGAGCGACAACTTCCTCCAGATCCTCAAAGACCCAGCTGTCTACGGGCGACTGACTGGATCTGAGAGGGATCTGATTCTGAAAAAGAGACTGGAGGGCAGGAAGATGTTGATGGTTGCTGAGATCAATGATGTGTTTGATCGAGTTGGAAGTCGACCACCTAGTCGCTGTGGCAGCCGTCCACAGAGCCCGTTGTCGGTGGGGTCTTTGGAAGAAAACCATATGATTTACAGCTTCAGTGAAACAGCAAATGACTGGAGACCTTTGACTGCGATGCCTGAGGACATAAACACTAAAGGGTGCGGGATCTGCACCATGTATAACTACCTGTTTGTGGCAGGAGGAATTAAGGGCTACGGGGACAAGGGCAAAGTTTCAGACAAGGTGTTCTGTTACAATCCCATAACTAATCGGTGGGCCGAGGTCAGACCCCTGAACCAGGCACGTGCCCAGCTAAAGCTTGTATCTATGGATGGCTACCTGTACGCCATTGGAGGGGAATGTTTGTTTACAGTGGAAAAATATGACCCTCGAATGGACCGCTGGACAACAGTGGCCCCTTTGCCCAAGGGAGCCTTTGCAGTGGCCCATGAAGCCACCACCTGCAGCGGAGAACTTTACGTCTCAGGAGGCTCCCTTTTCTACCGTCTCCTCAAGTACGACCCCAAGAGAGACGAGTGGCAGGAGTGTCCCTACAACAACAGCAGGAAGAAGTCCACCGACATGGTGGCGTTGAAAAGCTTCATCTACCGCTTTGACGTCAACCGTGAACAGGGAATCAACGTCTTCAAGTACAACACCATAGTGAAAATGTGGCACGACTGTGCATCGCAGAGGCTTGGAAGTCATTTACCCTTCAGGTGTGCCGTTATCGGAAACTGCATCTATTGTGTGAACAAAAGCCAGACTCTCCAGTTTGTAGTGGAGGAGGAGAACGCCTACTTTGTTGAGGAGACACTGAGGGCACCTCTGGAGGCGAAAGGCGTTCTTTTCCCTTTTGTTCTCACTTTCCCCGAAAAGCCTGAAAAACTTACATAG